From the genome of Colwellia psychrerythraea 34H, one region includes:
- the gmk gene encoding guanylate kinase: MIVPGNLFILSAPSGAGKSSLINALLKPDNQASARAMQVSISHTTRDARPGENNGEHYHFVSVEEFKKQISLNAFYEYAEVFGNYYGTSEAAIDAQLSQGIDVFLDIDWQGAQQVRMKKPGVTTIFISPPSKEELESRLRGRGQDSDEVIASRMAQAQAECSHYNEFDYVIVNDDFEQALLDLTTIVNNQRLKCRQQSIAQQSLFSKLLNIEAVEPTE; encoded by the coding sequence GTGATTGTTCCCGGTAATTTATTTATTCTTTCTGCGCCAAGTGGCGCAGGAAAATCAAGCCTTATCAATGCCTTGCTAAAACCTGATAATCAAGCCTCCGCAAGAGCCATGCAGGTATCTATTTCTCATACCACGCGAGATGCCCGCCCTGGTGAGAATAATGGCGAACATTATCACTTTGTTAGCGTTGAAGAATTTAAAAAGCAAATCAGCCTCAACGCCTTTTATGAGTATGCTGAAGTATTTGGCAACTATTACGGCACTTCTGAAGCAGCTATTGATGCGCAACTTTCTCAAGGTATTGATGTTTTTCTCGATATTGATTGGCAAGGTGCTCAGCAAGTTCGTATGAAAAAACCTGGCGTAACAACTATTTTTATTAGCCCGCCGTCTAAAGAAGAGTTAGAAAGTCGCTTAAGAGGTCGTGGCCAAGACAGTGATGAAGTCATTGCTAGTCGTATGGCACAAGCGCAAGCTGAATGTTCTCATTATAATGAATTTGATTACGTCATTGTTAATGACGATTTCGAGCAAGCCTTGCTTGATCTCACTACTATTGTAAATAATCAGCGTCTTAAATGTCGTCAGCAAAGCATCGCGCAGCAAAGTTTATTTAGTAAGTTGCTAAACATTGAAGCCGTGGAGCCAACTGAATAG
- the rpoZ gene encoding DNA-directed RNA polymerase subunit omega, producing MARVTVEDAVDKVGNRFDLVLVASRRARQIATGGKDPLVDVENDKPTVIALREIEAGLITTDIMNTSDRAQQIQQDTAELDAVAAIVGGQQEELS from the coding sequence ATGGCTCGCGTAACTGTTGAAGATGCCGTAGATAAAGTCGGCAATCGTTTTGATTTGGTGCTAGTTGCATCACGTCGTGCTCGTCAAATTGCAACGGGTGGAAAAGATCCATTGGTTGATGTCGAGAATGACAAACCAACTGTAATTGCTTTGCGTGAAATCGAAGCAGGCTTAATTACTACAGACATTATGAACACTTCTGATCGTGCACAACAAATCCAGCAAGATACTGCTGAATTAGATGCTGTTGCAGCGATTGTTGGTGGTCAACAAGAAGAATTAAGCTAA
- the spoT gene encoding bifunctional GTP diphosphokinase/guanosine-3',5'-bis pyrophosphate 3'-pyrophosphohydrolase: protein MYLFEPLKELSSTYLSKVQIDLLKHAYVVARDAHDGQMRSSGDPYITHPVAVAINLAQMNLDHETLMAALLHDVIEDTEVTKDELAELFGHTVAELVEGVSKLDKLKFNNKEEMQAENFRKMVLAMVQDIRVILIKLADRTHNMRTLGSLRPDKRRRIARETLEIYAPIANRLGIHDIKNELELLGFEALYPMRSRALKSAVQSARGNRKAIIDNIEKEIAARLAESGIDAQIIGREKHLYSIYRKMLNKELMFNEVMDIYAFRVIVHDKIDNCYRALGAMHNLFKPIETRFKDYIAIPKTNGYQSLHTSLIGPHGIPVEIQIRTHDMDQMADKGVAAHWLYKQDGDNTGTTAQMKARRWMQSLLELQQSAGSSFEFIENVKSDLFPEEIYVFTPDGRIIELPMGATAIDFAYAVHTDVGNSCVGVKVDRKPYPMSRPIDSGQTIEVITSASARPNATWLNFVVTAKARLQIRTYLRSCEKNESHALGLRLLSHALGKTKLVDLAQEKIDEVVQQSGNSTFEELLTNIGLGNALSIGIARQLTDGFTEDNELTSTTSPKTKMPIKGTEGMLVSYGKCCRPIPGDAILAYLSPGKGLMVHQQGCRNIKGHDQGSLFPVKWDSDIDKEFIAKLRVEIINHQGALALLTNAVAKCGSNVHNLNSGEKEAGLYVIDMEITCRDRIHLADIIRKIKVMIDVQRVIRNK, encoded by the coding sequence GTGTACTTATTTGAACCTTTAAAAGAACTTAGCTCTACTTATCTATCAAAAGTACAAATTGATTTGCTTAAACACGCTTATGTTGTTGCGCGTGATGCCCATGATGGCCAGATGCGATCCAGTGGTGACCCTTATATTACTCACCCCGTTGCTGTAGCTATTAATTTAGCGCAAATGAATCTAGACCATGAAACCCTCATGGCGGCGTTATTACACGATGTTATTGAAGACACCGAAGTAACCAAAGATGAATTAGCTGAACTTTTTGGTCATACCGTGGCTGAACTCGTTGAAGGTGTTAGTAAACTCGATAAACTTAAATTTAATAACAAAGAAGAAATGCAAGCGGAGAACTTCCGTAAGATGGTACTTGCCATGGTGCAAGATATCCGAGTTATTTTAATCAAGCTTGCCGATCGTACCCATAATATGCGTACCTTAGGCTCTTTACGACCAGATAAGCGTCGACGTATTGCTCGCGAAACGTTAGAGATTTATGCACCAATAGCTAACCGTCTAGGTATTCATGATATAAAAAATGAATTAGAACTTCTCGGCTTTGAAGCGCTTTACCCCATGCGTTCTCGCGCTTTAAAATCTGCAGTACAAAGTGCCCGCGGTAATCGTAAAGCTATTATTGATAACATTGAAAAAGAAATTGCTGCACGTTTGGCCGAAAGCGGTATTGACGCGCAAATTATAGGCAGAGAAAAGCACCTTTATTCAATTTATCGTAAAATGCTAAATAAAGAATTAATGTTCAATGAAGTGATGGATATCTATGCTTTTCGCGTTATCGTGCATGATAAAATTGATAACTGCTACCGCGCGTTAGGTGCTATGCACAACCTATTCAAGCCGATTGAAACACGCTTTAAAGATTATATCGCCATCCCTAAAACTAATGGTTATCAATCACTGCACACCTCGTTAATTGGTCCGCATGGCATTCCAGTAGAAATTCAAATCCGTACCCATGATATGGACCAAATGGCCGACAAAGGTGTTGCTGCTCATTGGTTATACAAACAAGATGGTGACAACACGGGTACAACGGCGCAAATGAAAGCCCGTCGTTGGATGCAAAGTTTATTAGAGCTACAACAAAGTGCAGGCAGCTCTTTCGAGTTTATTGAAAACGTTAAGTCTGACTTATTTCCTGAAGAAATTTATGTCTTCACTCCGGACGGCCGTATTATTGAGCTACCAATGGGCGCAACCGCAATCGATTTTGCTTATGCAGTGCACACTGATGTTGGTAATTCTTGTGTCGGCGTTAAGGTTGATCGCAAACCTTATCCTATGAGCCGACCCATTGACTCTGGCCAAACCATTGAAGTAATAACGTCAGCATCAGCAAGGCCTAATGCAACTTGGTTAAACTTTGTCGTTACCGCTAAAGCTCGCTTACAAATCAGAACTTATTTAAGAAGCTGTGAAAAAAATGAATCTCATGCTTTAGGTTTGCGTTTGTTAAGTCACGCCCTCGGTAAAACTAAACTTGTAGATCTAGCACAAGAAAAAATTGATGAAGTAGTGCAACAAAGTGGCAATAGTACTTTTGAAGAATTATTGACGAATATCGGTTTAGGTAATGCCTTGAGTATCGGTATTGCTAGACAATTAACCGATGGTTTTACTGAAGACAATGAATTAACATCGACTACCAGCCCCAAGACCAAAATGCCGATAAAGGGTACCGAAGGCATGTTAGTCAGTTACGGTAAATGTTGCCGTCCTATCCCTGGCGATGCTATTTTGGCTTACTTAAGCCCGGGTAAAGGTTTAATGGTGCATCAGCAAGGTTGTCGAAACATTAAAGGCCACGACCAAGGCAGCTTATTCCCGGTCAAATGGGATAGCGATATTGATAAAGAGTTTATTGCTAAATTACGGGTAGAAATCATTAACCATCAAGGTGCATTAGCATTATTAACTAATGCAGTTGCAAAGTGTGGCTCTAACGTTCACAACCTAAATTCTGGTGAAAAAGAAGCTGGCTTATACGTAATAGACATGGAAATAACCTGTCGAGATCGTATTCATTTAGCGGATATTATTCGAAAAATTAAAGTCATGATTGATGTACAACGCGTCATTCGAAATAAATAA
- a CDS encoding RidA family protein, which yields MMKSIISTDKAPSAIGPYSQAVKVNNTVYLSGQIPLVAETMTVIEGGFAEQAEQVFKNLVAVCEAAGGDINDMVKVNIFLTDLSNFVTVNDIMSRYFSQPYPARAAIQVSKLPKDVDIEIDGVMELPSVN from the coding sequence ATTATGAAAAGTATAATCAGTACAGACAAAGCACCTAGCGCCATTGGCCCATATAGCCAAGCAGTGAAAGTAAACAATACAGTTTATTTATCAGGACAAATTCCACTTGTTGCTGAAACAATGACAGTAATTGAAGGTGGCTTTGCTGAACAAGCAGAACAAGTATTTAAAAACCTAGTTGCTGTATGTGAAGCCGCGGGTGGCGACATTAACGATATGGTTAAAGTGAATATATTCTTAACGGATTTAAGTAACTTCGTCACAGTTAACGATATTATGAGTCGTTACTTTAGCCAACCTTACCCAGCAAGAGCGGCAATACAAGTATCTAAGTTACCAAAAGATGTTGATATTGAAATTGACGGTGTGATGGAACTTCCTAGCGTTAACTAA
- the trmH gene encoding tRNA (guanosine(18)-2'-O)-methyltransferase TrmH: MTPERLARINTMLDKRQPDLTVCMEGLHKSHNLAAVVRTCDAIGISDVHAVWKSEEAEVRGGSAAGSQNWIDVHNYHKTADAIAALKAQGMQVLVTNLSDTAVNFTEIDYTKPTAIILGQEKFGTSEEALELADQHIVIPMVGMVQSLNVSVACSVVLYEAQRQRAAAGMYDQPRLSNERRQRTLFEGGHPIFAEACQRKGLPYPEIDEAGQIVADEKWWQKMQMNKKAWQHLDD; encoded by the coding sequence ATGACTCCAGAAAGATTAGCACGTATTAATACCATGTTAGACAAACGCCAACCTGATTTAACGGTATGCATGGAAGGCTTACACAAATCTCATAACTTAGCCGCCGTAGTACGCACTTGTGATGCTATTGGTATTAGTGATGTTCATGCGGTATGGAAGAGTGAAGAGGCGGAAGTACGCGGTGGTAGTGCCGCAGGTAGCCAAAATTGGATTGATGTCCATAATTACCATAAAACAGCCGATGCCATTGCTGCGTTAAAAGCACAGGGCATGCAGGTATTGGTGACCAACTTGTCTGATACTGCTGTTAATTTTACCGAAATTGATTATACCAAGCCCACCGCTATAATTTTAGGCCAGGAGAAGTTTGGCACCTCAGAAGAAGCACTTGAGCTCGCTGATCAGCATATTGTTATTCCTATGGTCGGCATGGTGCAATCACTGAATGTTTCGGTTGCTTGTTCAGTCGTTTTATACGAAGCACAACGCCAGCGCGCTGCAGCGGGTATGTATGATCAACCTCGCTTAAGTAATGAGCGCCGTCAACGTACTTTATTTGAAGGTGGTCACCCTATCTTTGCAGAAGCTTGTCAGCGTAAGGGGTTACCGTACCCTGAAATAGATGAAGCAGGTCAAATTGTAGCTGATGAAAAATGGTGGCAAAAAATGCAAATGAACAAGAAAGCTTGGCAACATCTCGATGACTAG
- the recG gene encoding ATP-dependent DNA helicase RecG — protein MALEALSRLSQVPLSTLKGVGPSLAEKLEKIGLLSVQDMLFHLPLRYEDKTRITTVRDLLVGTSTNIIGEITDSQITHGKRRMLVVTLHDGTGSIQLCFFSFSASQKNSLAIGKTIRCYGEVKRGPRGYQIVHPEYKSLDDDIELTPVEETLTPVYPSTDGLRQISLRSLTEQALIRLQRGQVEELLPANLFNEQYSLSEALTIIHRPPPEVSVEQLEQGRHPAQQRLIKEELLAHNLSMLKLRQNSDIHDAVSLLGDEKISQKFLNALPFSPTNAQARVVEEIKTDLAKTQPMMRLVQGDVGSGKTLVAALAALTAISEGYQVALMAPTEILAEQHAINFANWFTPLDISVGWLAGKTKAKAKRLALEHIASGEMQMVIGTHALFQADVVFKNLVLVIIDEQHKFGVHQRLTLREKGVFDDKYPHQLIMTATPIPRTLSMTAYADLDTSIIDELPPGRTPINTVALPDLRRGDVIERIRQGCVNDGRQAYWVCTLIEESEVLQCQAAEDTAILLQEQLPELKIGLVHGRMKAIEKQEVMDAFKSGDLHLLIATTVIEVGVDVPNSSLMVIENPERLGLAQLHQLRGRVGRGSVASFCVLLYKAPLSKTATKRLAVLRESNDGFVIAEKDLEIRGPGELLGTRQTGLADLKIADLLRDGYLIPEIKQKAYLLSRQQPECAQALIQRWLGNKERYSNA, from the coding sequence ATGGCACTGGAAGCGTTAAGCCGATTATCACAAGTTCCCCTGAGTACCCTCAAAGGTGTCGGACCTAGTTTAGCGGAAAAACTAGAGAAAATTGGCTTGCTGTCAGTGCAAGATATGCTTTTTCACCTGCCTTTACGCTATGAAGATAAAACGCGTATTACTACAGTGCGTGATTTATTAGTCGGTACCTCAACCAATATTATTGGTGAAATAACTGATAGCCAAATCACCCATGGTAAACGCCGAATGTTGGTGGTTACTCTTCATGATGGCACTGGCAGTATTCAACTGTGCTTTTTCAGCTTCTCCGCCAGTCAAAAAAACAGCTTAGCGATTGGCAAAACTATCCGCTGCTACGGCGAAGTAAAACGTGGGCCACGTGGTTATCAAATTGTTCACCCCGAATATAAATCCCTTGATGACGATATAGAATTAACCCCGGTTGAAGAAACCTTAACGCCTGTTTATCCCAGCACCGACGGTCTAAGACAAATATCCCTACGCAGTTTAACCGAACAAGCGTTGATTCGATTACAGCGAGGGCAAGTTGAAGAGTTATTACCCGCGAATCTTTTTAATGAGCAGTATTCTCTCAGTGAAGCGTTAACCATCATTCATCGTCCGCCACCCGAGGTATCGGTTGAGCAATTAGAACAAGGTCGTCATCCTGCTCAGCAACGGTTAATTAAAGAAGAGTTACTTGCCCATAACTTAAGTATGCTTAAACTTAGACAAAATAGTGATATCCATGATGCGGTATCACTATTGGGTGATGAAAAGATCAGTCAAAAATTTTTGAACGCATTACCTTTTTCCCCCACTAATGCGCAAGCACGCGTAGTCGAGGAAATAAAAACTGACTTAGCTAAAACTCAACCCATGATGCGTTTAGTGCAAGGCGATGTTGGCTCAGGAAAAACGTTAGTCGCTGCCCTTGCTGCATTAACCGCTATTAGTGAAGGTTATCAAGTCGCTTTGATGGCACCTACTGAAATTCTTGCTGAACAACACGCTATTAATTTTGCTAACTGGTTTACACCACTTGATATTAGCGTCGGCTGGCTGGCTGGTAAAACCAAGGCAAAAGCTAAAAGACTGGCGCTTGAGCATATTGCTAGTGGTGAGATGCAAATGGTTATCGGCACCCATGCACTATTTCAAGCTGATGTAGTCTTTAAAAACCTAGTGTTAGTTATAATTGATGAGCAACACAAGTTTGGCGTTCATCAACGCCTCACTTTACGTGAAAAAGGCGTGTTCGATGATAAATACCCTCACCAGTTGATCATGACAGCAACCCCTATTCCTCGTACCTTGTCTATGACCGCTTATGCAGATTTAGATACCTCGATTATTGACGAACTTCCACCCGGTCGTACCCCAATCAATACAGTAGCTTTACCTGACTTACGCCGCGGGGATGTCATTGAACGAATTCGCCAAGGTTGTGTTAATGATGGTAGGCAAGCTTATTGGGTATGTACCTTAATCGAAGAGTCCGAAGTATTACAATGCCAAGCTGCTGAAGATACTGCGATTTTATTACAAGAGCAATTACCTGAGTTAAAAATTGGTTTAGTACATGGCCGGATGAAGGCCATTGAAAAACAAGAAGTGATGGATGCTTTTAAATCGGGTGATTTACACCTGCTAATTGCTACTACGGTGATTGAAGTGGGAGTTGATGTACCTAATTCCAGTTTGATGGTTATAGAGAACCCTGAACGCTTAGGATTGGCCCAGTTACACCAATTACGTGGTCGTGTTGGCCGAGGCTCTGTCGCCTCTTTTTGCGTGTTATTATATAAGGCGCCCTTATCAAAAACAGCCACTAAACGCTTAGCAGTATTACGAGAAAGTAATGATGGTTTTGTGATTGCAGAAAAAGATCTGGAAATTAGAGGGCCTGGGGAGTTACTCGGTACTAGGCAAACAGGTTTAGCAGATCTTAAGATTGCCGACCTATTGCGTGATGGTTACTTAATACCTGAAATAAAGCAAAAGGCCTATTTATTATCACGCCAACAACCTGAATGTGCTCAAGCATTAATTCAACGTTGGTTAGGTAATAAAGAGCGTTATTCTAACGCCTAA